The genomic region TGAAGATCTCCCGGGTCACGTTGGAGATCCTGGCGCCGCTGGCCCACCGGCTCGGCGTCAGCGTGATCAAACGGGAGCTGGAGGACCGGGCGTTCGCCGTGCTCCATCCGGCCGAGCATGCGCGCACCGCCCGGATCGTGGACGAGTTCACCGCCGCGGAGCAGGCGTCGGGTTCGCTTGCGGGCCTGGTCGCGCGGCTGCGGGCGGGCCTGGCGGGCGCCCGCATCGACAGCGAGGTCTCCGTCCGCGCCAGCCACCTGTTCTCGATCTACAAGCGGGGGCAGGAACGGGCCCGCGCCCCGCAGGACTACACCGACATCGTCCGCGTCCTCGTGCTCGTCGACGAGGTGACTGACTGCTACGCCGCCCTCGGGGTGATTCACGCGCTGTGGCGCCCGGTGCCGGGCCGGCTGCGGGACTTCGTGGCGACGCCGAAGTTCAACATGTACCAGTCGCTGCACACCACCGTCGTCGACGACACCGGGCGCAGCATCGACATCCAGATCCGGACCCCGGCGATGCACCGGCTGGCGGAGACCGGCATCGTCGCGCGCCCGGTCGGCCCCGGCGCCGACGGCGCCCGGCTGGAGGGCCTGTCCTGGCTGCACAGCCTGCTGGACTGGCAGGAGGACACGATCGACTCCGACGAGTTCCTGGAGTCGCTGTCGTCCGATCTGGACTCCGACGAGGTGCTCGCCTTCACCCCCAAGGGGCGGATGATCGCCCTGCCGCCCCGGTCGTCGCCCGTCGACGTCGCCTACGCCGTGCACACCGACATCGGTCACCGGGCGATCGGCGCCCGGGTCAACGGGCGGCTCGTCCCGCTGCACACCCGGCTGCGCAACGGTGACGTCGTCGAGATCCTGACCTCCAACCTGCCCGGTGCCGGGCCGTCGGAGGACTGGCTGCGGTTCGTGAAGACCTCGCGGGCCCGCGTGCGCATCCGCCGCCGGCTTGCCCGGCAGCGCCGGGACGCCGCTGCCGGCCCCGGCCTGCCCGAGGGACCGGAGCAGTCCGGCCCGGCGGCCGGGACGGACGCCGGCGCCCGCGGCGGCCCGACCGGCGACCCTGGCGGCGGTCCGGGGGGCGCTGCGGGCGGCACCTCCGCGGCACCGGCGCGGCAGCTGGCCCGGCGCGGGGTGCCCAGCCTCGCCGCCGTGGCCGACGACGGGTCGGGCGCGAGCATGCCCGTCCGGCTGGCCCGATGTTGCCTGCCGCTGCCCGGTGACGCCGTCGTCGGCTTCACGACCCATGGCAGCGCTGTGTCGCTGCACCGGCGCGAGTGCGGCAACGCCGCCGAGGCGAGTGCCGACCGGGAACGGGTCGTGGTGACCGCGTGGTCCGCTCCCGATGTCCAGATTTTTCCCGCCGAGATCGCGGTCGAGGCGTTCGACCGTTACGGCCTGCTGGCCGACATCACCGAGGTCCTGTCCGAGACGTCGGTGTCGGTCCGGGCCGCGTCGACGACCACCTCCGAGGACCGCGTCGCCCACGCCCGCTTCACCATCGAGGTCACCGGGCCCGAGCAGCTCGACAGCGTGCTCTCGGCGGTCCGCCGGGTGGGTGGCGTGTACGACTGCTACCGCGTGTGTCAGTCCCAGGCGTCGCCGACCGTCGACCCGCCCGCCCGCGCCGCCACCTGACCCGAGCCGCGGCCGGGTCGGGCGACCCCGTACGGGCACGACCCGCCGACCCGACCGTCGAAGGGGGCCCGGTCGGCGAGAACCGCCACCGATACCGGCGCGCAGCGTGGCGATTCCACCCCGGAAAGTGCCCTCCGCATCCACCGGTGGTAAACGGAAGGTGCCTAAAACTGCCCCATCCGGGCCGATAAGGGTGGATTGTCGCCGGGAGAATACCCGCCACCCTTCCGGGCGCCGTAAATTCAACGGCGACCGCCACTGATCGATGTAGAGTATCTCGCGTATCCCTCGTTTCCAGATGGGAGTGCGCGTGGGTCACCTTCAGGTCATCGTGAGTATCGACTCCCGGGAAGGCGCCGAGCGTGTCGGCCGTGCGCTCGTGGAGGCGCGCCTGGTCGCCTGTTTCCAGGTGATCGGCCCGATGAGCAGCATCTACCGCTGGAAGGGTGAGATCGAGCAGGCCGAGGAATGGCTCTGTCTCGCGAAAACCACCACCGAGCGATTCGACGAGCTACGCGAGCGGCTGGTCGTCCTGCACCCGTACGAGAATCCCGAGATCATTGCCACGCCGATAGTTGCGGGCCACGCCGACTATCTGCAGTGGATCAGTGCGGAGACCGCGCCCGCCGTGCGGAGCTGACGTCCGGTCGCCGCCCCGACTCTGGCGGGGCCGGGGCGGCGACCGGACGTCATGTCGGCGGCGGTGACGTCTCCGGCCGGCGGCGTCGGACCCGGGGAGCCGCGCTCAGACCAGCACGCGTAGCTGGTCGTCGAGGTCCCGCACGGCCTGGGTGTGCTGCCAGGGCCGCAGGTGCTCCCGGGTCCGCCGGACCCGGGCCAGGCCCAGGGAGAAGTCCGTCTGGGCCACGATCGACAGCGCCTCGGCGGCGAAGTGGCAGGCCGCCTCGATCTCCCGTCGCTGGATGTGGACCTCGGCGATGTCGCTCATCAGCAGCGACCGCTTCTTCGTGGCGCCCGGCGCCGTGGCCCGCAGGGCCTCGGTGGCCGCCGCGTAGGCCGCCGCCGGTCGGCGCAGCCGGGTGTAGGTGGTGACCTTGAGCCCGTCCAGCCGGCCCCGGTCGAAGAACTGGGTCCAGACCCGGTCGCCGTCGCTCTCGCCCCGCTCGAAGGCCTCCTGCGCGCGGTCGAGCGCGGCCAGCGCCGCCCGGCCCTCGCCCCGCGCCGCCTGCTCCTCGGCCTCGCGGGCGGCCAGCCACGCCCGGGTCATGACGGTGCTGCCCGTCGCCGCGCGTCGCTGGGCCTCGCCGAGCAGCACGCACGCCTGGTCGTGACGGCCCTGGCTGGCGGTCTGATAGCTCTCGTAGCCGAGCACGCACGCCCACAGCGCGTTGTCGTCGGCCTCGCGGGCGGCCTCGATGGCCACCCGGTAGTACGCCACCGCGGCGGGCAGGTCGTTCATGTCGAAGGCCAGCCAGCCCGCCAGCGCCGCGGTCTCGCCGGCGGTGGAGGTCAGGTCGCGGCGCACCGGCGTGCGGTTCGTCGACTCCAGCAGCTGGGTGAGCCGCCCGAGGTGGTCGGTGACCCGCTGCATGAGGATCCGGGCGGGAACGCGCTCCTCCAGGCCGTACAGGCCCGCGGTGCGCTGCCCCAGCTCCTCGGCGAGCTCCGGGGTGACGCTCGCCCGCCGGCGCAGCGCCGAGGACAGCCGCTCCCAGGGCGGGGTGGTGTCCGCGGCCGCGGCGATCGGCACCACCGCGACGCCACCCGCCGCGGCGAACAGCCGCAGAAAGTCGCGCCGCTCCACGGGAATGCCATTCGGGTCGATCACTTCGGCGTCCGCCTGCAGGACCAACGTTCCGCCGGGTACCACCTCGCGGCCGGCCTGCTGCGGACCGCCGGGCCCGGCCGGGGCGATACCCCGACCCATTCCCGTCCGCATTGCTCCGGCGACGGAGGGAAGCGTCTCGTCGTCCACGAAACCCAGTTCCACCGAAGATCGGCCGAATAGAGCCCGCAACAGCCGCTGATAACGCAGGCTCGGTTTCTTGTCGCCCTTCTCCCACTTACAGATCATGTTTCCGGTCACCCCGGCCTCGCGACCCTCGTGGATGACGGAGAAGCGCCGGATCTCGGTGGCAAGGCGTTCCTGCGACCAGCCCCGCTCCTCCCGGCTCAGCCGTAGTCGGGCGTTCGGTGTGCGGGTCGCGGGCGCACGGCTGGACTTCGACACGTCAGGTGATGGTCCGGAGGCCGCAGGTGCCCGGGAAGCTGCCGAGGGACCGGTCGTGAGCTGCATCGGGGCCTCCGAAGTCAATCGGTTGACTCCTGGAGCTTAACCCTCTGTGAGATAAGACGGTCATAGTCACTGTGGTCCCTTCGAGACCAGCTAGGGCAAAAATGTGGTCTTCCCGGCGCGCGGGTGGCCTGCGTTCCGCCGACGGGCGTCGCCTTCTAGAGTGAGGGCGTGAGAGCCGGACCCCTCGACCGACGTCCTCGACCGCCCGGATCCGGTGCCCCGAGCCGTCCGCTGCGCGCGTGGCAGCGGGCGGCCCTCGACGTCTACCGGTCCCGCTCGTCGTCCGGGGCCCGGGACTTCCTCGCGGTGGCGACGCCGGGCGCCGGCAAGACCACCTTCGCCCTGCAGGTCGCCACCGACCTGCTGGGCACCGGCGAGATCAGCCGGATCACGGTCGTCGCGCCCACCGAGCATCTCAAGCGGCAGTGGGCGGTCGCCGCCGCGGAGGTCGGGGTGGACCTCGACCCGGACTTCCGCAACTCCGCCGGCGCGACGTCGTCCGACTACACCGGCGTCGCGGTGACCTACGCCCAGGTCGCGGCCCACCCGGCGCTGCACCGGGCGCGGACCGCCGCCCGGCGCACCCTGGTCATCCTCGACGAGATCCATCACGCGGGCGACGCGTTGTCCTGGGGCGAGGCGACCCGGGAGGCGTTCACTCCCGCGGCGCGACGCCTCGCCCTGACCGGGACGCCGTTCCGCTCCGACGTCAACCCGATCCCGTTCGTCACCTACCTGCCGGGACCCGACGGCGTCCTGCGCAGCATCTCCGACTCCTCCTACGGCTACGCCGAGGCCCTGCGCGACGGCGTCGTGCGCCCGGTGCTCTTCCTCGCCTACTCCGGCGAGATGTCCTGGCGGACCAGCGCCGGCGCCGAGCTGTCGGCCCGGCTCGGCGAACCGCTGACGGGCGAGCAGACCGCCGCCGCCTGGCGCACCGCCCTGGACCCGGGCGGGGACTGGATGCCGGCCGTGCTCGCCTCGGCGGACACCAGGCTGTCGCAGGTGCGCGCCGGCGGCATGCCCGACGCCGCCGGGCTGGT from Frankia alni ACN14a harbors:
- the cutA gene encoding divalent-cation tolerance protein CutA translates to MGHLQVIVSIDSREGAERVGRALVEARLVACFQVIGPMSSIYRWKGEIEQAEEWLCLAKTTTERFDELRERLVVLHPYENPEIIATPIVAGHADYLQWISAETAPAVRS
- a CDS encoding helix-turn-helix domain-containing protein, producing MQLTTGPSAASRAPAASGPSPDVSKSSRAPATRTPNARLRLSREERGWSQERLATEIRRFSVIHEGREAGVTGNMICKWEKGDKKPSLRYQRLLRALFGRSSVELGFVDDETLPSVAGAMRTGMGRGIAPAGPGGPQQAGREVVPGGTLVLQADAEVIDPNGIPVERRDFLRLFAAAGGVAVVPIAAAADTTPPWERLSSALRRRASVTPELAEELGQRTAGLYGLEERVPARILMQRVTDHLGRLTQLLESTNRTPVRRDLTSTAGETAALAGWLAFDMNDLPAAVAYYRVAIEAAREADDNALWACVLGYESYQTASQGRHDQACVLLGEAQRRAATGSTVMTRAWLAAREAEEQAARGEGRAALAALDRAQEAFERGESDGDRVWTQFFDRGRLDGLKVTTYTRLRRPAAAYAAATEALRATAPGATKKRSLLMSDIAEVHIQRREIEAACHFAAEALSIVAQTDFSLGLARVRRTREHLRPWQHTQAVRDLDDQLRVLV
- a CDS encoding RelA/SpoT family protein → MDAETVGAGLPAGGGLTPALSRADSRGDSSDDASRALSAARQASVRLAHLARRMATPRMSQVPPELRDIVEAHRDYHPRADIGALVHAYGVAERLHAGQMRRSGDPYISHPLAVCEALAELGVDTTTLIAALLHDTVEDTGYTLDSVVEEFGGEVANLVDGVTKLDKMRFGEAAEAETLRKLIVALAQDYRVLVIKIADRLHNMRTLDFMSPPKQVKISRVTLEILAPLAHRLGVSVIKRELEDRAFAVLHPAEHARTARIVDEFTAAEQASGSLAGLVARLRAGLAGARIDSEVSVRASHLFSIYKRGQERARAPQDYTDIVRVLVLVDEVTDCYAALGVIHALWRPVPGRLRDFVATPKFNMYQSLHTTVVDDTGRSIDIQIRTPAMHRLAETGIVARPVGPGADGARLEGLSWLHSLLDWQEDTIDSDEFLESLSSDLDSDEVLAFTPKGRMIALPPRSSPVDVAYAVHTDIGHRAIGARVNGRLVPLHTRLRNGDVVEILTSNLPGAGPSEDWLRFVKTSRARVRIRRRLARQRRDAAAGPGLPEGPEQSGPAAGTDAGARGGPTGDPGGGPGGAAGGTSAAPARQLARRGVPSLAAVADDGSGASMPVRLARCCLPLPGDAVVGFTTHGSAVSLHRRECGNAAEASADRERVVVTAWSAPDVQIFPAEIAVEAFDRYGLLADITEVLSETSVSVRAASTTTSEDRVAHARFTIEVTGPEQLDSVLSAVRRVGGVYDCYRVCQSQASPTVDPPARAAT